In the genome of Phyllobacterium zundukense, one region contains:
- a CDS encoding NAD(P) transhydrogenase subunit alpha — MAADATLDKALDALNQAAEMVRQAAGAMPDAAGAAAHAVTGGAVDPFVFRLAIFVLAIFVGYYVVWSVTPALHTPLMAVTNAISSVIVVGALLAVGLSASGFATGFGFIALVLVSVNIFGGFLVTHRMLAMYKKKEK, encoded by the coding sequence ATGGCTGCCGATGCAACCCTCGACAAGGCGCTCGATGCCTTGAACCAGGCGGCCGAGATGGTGCGTCAGGCCGCCGGAGCCATGCCGGATGCGGCAGGCGCTGCGGCGCATGCGGTCACCGGCGGTGCGGTCGATCCCTTCGTCTTCCGCCTGGCCATCTTCGTCCTCGCCATCTTCGTCGGCTATTATGTCGTCTGGTCGGTGACGCCGGCGCTGCATACGCCGCTGATGGCGGTGACCAATGCCATTTCCTCGGTCATCGTCGTCGGGGCGCTCTTGGCCGTTGGTCTCTCGGCCAGCGGCTTTGCCACCGGCTTCGGCTTCATCGCGCTCGTTCTCGTCAGCGTCAATATCTTCGGCGGCTTCCTCGTCACCCACCGCATGCTCGCCATGTACAAGAAAAAAGAAAAGTGA
- a CDS encoding fumarylacetoacetate hydrolase family protein, with product MAQWVRFDDEGMEGFGLLQGKDIVVYQGSMFEQPIATDMRLPLASVRLLAPCAPSKIIALWNNFHQLAAKLDVAKPDEPLYLLKALSSVASPEAVVRRPPSYTERVGYEGELGIVIGKRCSNASEEEAAAAIFGYTCVNDLTASDIIARDKTFAQWARAKSFDGFCPFGPVIATDIDPTGCNVRTELNGALRQDYPLSDMIFPPAILVSALSKDMTLEPGDLICCGTSVGVGSIKDPTNTVRVTIEGIGTLSTTFVQ from the coding sequence ATGGCTCAATGGGTACGATTTGACGATGAGGGCATGGAGGGCTTCGGTCTTCTGCAAGGCAAGGATATCGTCGTTTATCAAGGCAGCATGTTCGAACAGCCGATCGCCACCGACATGCGGCTTCCACTTGCCTCGGTTCGCTTGCTGGCGCCTTGCGCGCCTTCCAAGATCATCGCGCTGTGGAACAATTTCCATCAGCTCGCCGCCAAACTCGATGTCGCGAAACCCGATGAGCCGCTCTATCTGTTGAAGGCCCTGTCGAGTGTCGCATCTCCAGAGGCTGTAGTCCGCCGCCCTCCTTCCTACACCGAACGCGTCGGCTATGAAGGCGAACTTGGCATCGTGATCGGCAAGCGCTGCAGCAATGCGTCGGAAGAGGAAGCCGCAGCCGCCATTTTCGGCTACACCTGTGTCAACGACCTGACAGCGAGCGACATCATCGCCCGCGACAAGACCTTCGCGCAATGGGCCCGCGCCAAGAGCTTCGACGGTTTCTGTCCATTCGGTCCGGTCATCGCCACCGATATCGATCCGACCGGATGCAATGTCAGAACCGAGCTCAACGGCGCCCTGCGCCAGGACTATCCCTTGAGCGATATGATCTTTCCCCCGGCAATTCTTGTCAGCGCCCTATCGAAGGATATGACGCTTGAGCCCGGCGATCTGATCTGCTGCGGCACGTCGGTCGGCGTCGGCTCGATCAAGGATCCGACCAACACTGTCCGCGTCACCATCGAGGGCATCGGCACCTTGTCGACCACATTTGTTCAGTAG
- the sucC gene encoding ADP-forming succinate--CoA ligase subunit beta, with amino-acid sequence MKLHEFQSKALLSARGVNVPEGQVALTPSEAREAAKALGVDRIAVKSQVLAGGRGLAGGVRLVSSTGEVETAAAAMLGRTLITEQTGPAGCRVNRVLIEAAVRPVRSLYLSLLVDAARAEIAILAGAEGSEDIEQRLQSGETRLERLSLGTGDALEKAVVTGLAQRLGLGSGLHSAFASLVDQLRLAFVELDATLIELNPLVVTEAGNFVAVDVKMIIDDNALFRHPELVALREEHDGDEIELVAQNRRLNYLRMDGNIGLAVNGAGLGLATLDMVRAANGSAANFMDIRTTATSLDVAHGFTLLLNNPAVRSILVNVHGGGMQPCDTIADGLGIAMRRTGRTCPVIVRLAGNNAEYARFRFANFGCKVIDCPDMWTAVNRAVSAAHGERS; translated from the coding sequence ATGAAGCTTCATGAGTTTCAGTCGAAAGCACTGTTATCCGCCAGAGGTGTCAATGTCCCCGAAGGCCAGGTGGCGCTGACCCCCAGCGAGGCCCGCGAAGCAGCCAAGGCTTTGGGCGTGGACAGGATCGCCGTGAAATCACAGGTTCTGGCGGGAGGCCGCGGCCTGGCAGGCGGCGTCCGTCTGGTCTCGTCTACAGGCGAGGTCGAAACAGCTGCAGCCGCGATGCTTGGGCGCACACTCATAACCGAACAGACAGGACCAGCCGGTTGCCGCGTCAACAGGGTGTTGATCGAAGCGGCCGTTCGCCCTGTCCGCAGCCTCTATCTATCGTTGCTCGTTGATGCGGCGAGGGCTGAAATTGCCATCCTCGCCGGCGCTGAAGGCAGCGAGGATATCGAGCAGCGGCTTCAATCGGGCGAAACCCGTCTGGAACGGCTTTCCCTCGGTACCGGAGATGCACTGGAGAAGGCGGTCGTGACTGGCCTGGCCCAGCGTCTTGGCCTTGGTTCCGGCCTTCACTCCGCCTTTGCTTCGCTTGTCGATCAGCTGCGCCTGGCCTTCGTCGAACTCGATGCAACACTCATCGAACTCAATCCATTGGTGGTGACAGAAGCGGGCAATTTCGTTGCGGTCGATGTCAAGATGATCATCGACGACAACGCGCTGTTCAGGCATCCCGAGCTGGTGGCGCTACGCGAAGAGCATGACGGCGATGAAATCGAGCTTGTCGCGCAAAATCGCCGGCTCAACTATCTGCGGATGGACGGCAATATCGGTCTGGCTGTCAATGGGGCCGGACTTGGCCTCGCAACGCTCGATATGGTGCGTGCAGCCAATGGCAGCGCTGCAAACTTCATGGATATCCGCACGACGGCCACCAGCCTCGATGTCGCGCATGGGTTCACGCTTCTTCTCAACAATCCGGCTGTGCGCTCGATTCTTGTCAATGTGCATGGCGGCGGAATGCAGCCCTGCGACACCATTGCCGACGGTCTCGGCATCGCGATGCGGCGGACGGGCCGCACCTGTCCGGTTATCGTTCGTCTGGCGGGCAACAATGCCGAATATGCACGGTTTCGCTTCGCCAATTTCGGTTGCAAGGTGATCGACTGTCCCGACATGTGGACGGCGGTGAACCGCGCCGTTTCCGCCGCACATGGAGAAAGATCATGA
- the sucD gene encoding succinate--CoA ligase subunit alpha yields the protein MTILVDQNTRVICQGMTGWAGTHYSAAMMEYGTRIVGGVTPGKGGTYHLNLPVFDQVAEAMKETGANASMIFVPPENAAAAMIEAIEAGMPLIVALTERVPVQDMLRVRAALKQSSTVLVGPNSQGILSPGVCKIGVMATGSERKGHVGILSRSASLTSEVIAQVSAAGLGQSTTVGIGGDAIHGLSMRDCMELFLADQDTRGVIAIGEIGGSEEQELAEFLAGIKPDIPVVGLVVGRYAPTERRMGHAGAFAQSAASDAGNKINALKDAGVIIAKSPHLVGETIREAMAAAA from the coding sequence ATGACCATTCTCGTCGATCAGAACACCCGTGTGATCTGCCAGGGCATGACCGGTTGGGCCGGAACGCATTATTCGGCGGCCATGATGGAGTATGGAACCCGGATCGTCGGCGGCGTCACCCCCGGCAAGGGCGGAACCTACCATTTGAACCTCCCGGTCTTTGATCAGGTTGCAGAAGCGATGAAAGAGACTGGCGCCAATGCCAGCATGATTTTCGTGCCGCCGGAAAACGCCGCCGCAGCAATGATCGAGGCCATCGAGGCAGGTATGCCGCTGATCGTGGCTCTGACGGAGCGGGTGCCTGTACAGGACATGTTGCGCGTGCGCGCGGCGCTCAAGCAAAGCTCGACGGTTCTTGTCGGCCCGAACTCGCAGGGTATCCTATCGCCGGGGGTCTGCAAGATCGGCGTGATGGCGACGGGCAGCGAGCGCAAGGGCCACGTCGGCATCCTGTCGCGCTCGGCATCGCTGACCAGCGAAGTCATCGCTCAAGTGAGTGCGGCGGGATTGGGCCAGTCGACAACAGTCGGCATTGGCGGTGACGCCATTCACGGCTTGAGCATGCGCGATTGCATGGAGCTTTTCCTTGCCGACCAGGATACGCGCGGTGTGATCGCCATCGGCGAGATCGGCGGATCGGAAGAACAGGAGCTGGCAGAGTTTCTTGCCGGGATCAAACCGGACATTCCGGTCGTCGGGCTCGTCGTCGGCCGTTATGCGCCGACGGAACGCCGCATGGGCCATGCCGGTGCCTTTGCGCAAAGTGCTGCCAGCGACGCCGGGAACAAGATCAACGCGTTGAAAGATGCCGGCGTGATCATCGCCAAGAGCCCGCACCTCGTTGGCGAAACCATCCGCGAGGCGATGGCCGCGGCGGCCTGA
- a CDS encoding NAD(P)(+) transhydrogenase (Re/Si-specific) subunit beta: MSVNFATFLYLVSGVLFILALRGLSHPTTSRQGNFYGMTGMAIAIATTLALAEPSLKGLGLIVVGLAIGGSVGAYIAKRIAMTAMPQLVAAFHSLVGFAAVMVAAAAVYSPDSFGIGEVGSIHGQALIEMSIGVAIGAITFTGSIIAFLKLDGRMSGKPIMLPGRHLLNAGLLIAIVVLVVALVLTESHLVFWLIVILSLILGGLIIVPIGGADMPVVVSMLNSYSGWAAAALGFTLGNLALIITGALVGSSGAILSYIMCKGMNRSFISVILGGFGGETAGAASGEVEQRPVKQGSADDAAFIMKNASKVIIVPGYGMAVAQAQHALREMADKLKAEGVEIKYAIHPVAGRMPGHMNVLLAEANVPYDEVFELEDINSEFAQADVAFVIGANDVTNPAAKTDPKSPIFGMPILDVDKAGTVLFIKRGMGSGYAGVENELFFRDNTMMLFADAKKMVENIVKALDH, encoded by the coding sequence ATGAGCGTTAATTTCGCAACTTTTCTGTATCTCGTTTCCGGCGTCCTGTTCATCCTGGCGCTGCGCGGCCTGTCGCATCCGACCACCAGCCGCCAGGGCAATTTCTACGGCATGACCGGCATGGCCATCGCGATCGCCACGACGCTGGCTCTGGCCGAGCCGAGCCTCAAGGGGCTCGGGCTTATCGTTGTCGGCCTTGCCATCGGCGGCAGCGTCGGCGCCTATATCGCCAAGCGCATTGCCATGACGGCGATGCCGCAGCTCGTTGCCGCCTTCCACTCGCTCGTCGGCTTTGCCGCGGTGATGGTGGCCGCCGCTGCGGTCTATTCGCCGGATTCCTTCGGCATCGGCGAGGTCGGCTCGATCCATGGCCAGGCGCTCATCGAGATGTCGATTGGCGTTGCCATCGGCGCCATCACCTTCACCGGCTCGATCATCGCCTTTTTGAAGCTCGATGGGCGCATGTCGGGCAAGCCGATCATGCTGCCGGGCCGCCATCTCCTCAATGCGGGGCTTTTGATCGCCATCGTCGTTCTCGTCGTGGCGCTGGTCCTGACCGAGAGCCATCTCGTCTTCTGGCTCATCGTCATCCTGTCGCTGATCCTCGGCGGTCTGATCATCGTGCCGATCGGCGGCGCCGACATGCCGGTGGTCGTCTCGATGCTCAATTCCTATTCCGGCTGGGCGGCGGCGGCACTCGGCTTTACCCTCGGCAATCTGGCATTGATCATCACCGGGGCACTGGTCGGCTCCTCCGGCGCGATCCTCTCCTATATCATGTGCAAGGGCATGAACCGCTCGTTCATCTCGGTCATTTTAGGCGGCTTTGGCGGCGAGACGGCCGGGGCAGCGTCCGGCGAAGTCGAACAGCGTCCGGTCAAGCAGGGCTCGGCCGACGATGCCGCCTTCATCATGAAGAACGCTTCCAAGGTCATCATCGTGCCGGGCTATGGCATGGCGGTGGCGCAGGCCCAGCATGCCTTGCGCGAGATGGCCGACAAGCTGAAGGCCGAGGGCGTCGAGATCAAATACGCCATTCATCCGGTCGCCGGCCGCATGCCAGGCCACATGAACGTGCTGCTGGCCGAAGCCAACGTGCCCTACGACGAAGTGTTCGAACTTGAGGATATCAACTCGGAATTCGCCCAGGCCGATGTCGCCTTCGTCATCGGCGCCAACGACGTGACCAACCCGGCCGCCAAGACCGATCCGAAATCGCCGATCTTCGGCATGCCGATCCTCGATGTCGACAAGGCCGGCACCGTGCTCTTCATCAAGCGCGGCATGGGCTCCGGTTATGCCGGCGTCGAGAACGAACTGTTCTTCCGCGACAACACCATGATGCTCTTCGCCGACGCCAAGAAAATGGTCGAAAATATCGTCAAGGCACTCGATCACTGA